The sequence GAGGAGATCCTCCTGGCCGGACGCCTGAGGACCCTGGAGCGTCCCGCGCATCTGGAGGGCGTCGATCTCCAGGCGCTGGCCGCCGAGGAGGCGGCCCGAGCCGGAGCCGTGTTCGTGGGCGGACCGATGACGGTGGAGGGCGAATGCCGCCTGCTCGCCCGCCTGATACGCAATCTCCTCGAAAATGCCACGCGCCATGCGCCGGGAACCTCCACCCTTGTGGATCTGGAGGCCGCCGAAGGACGCGCGGTCCTGCGCGTCTTGGACCGCGGCCCGGGCGTGGCGGAGACGGAGCGGGAGCGTATCTTCGAGCCCTTCTATCGCCGCCCAGGAGGTTTCGCGAGTGGGGAAGGAGATGATCGGAAGGGCAGCGGCCTGGGCCTCAGCCTGGTGCGCCAGATCGCGCGGCGCCACGGCGGCGAGGCGAGCTGCCGGCCGCGCGACGGCGGCGGAAGCTGCTTCGAAGTGAGTCTGCCGCTCCGGCAGCAGCAGTGGCAGCCCGCGCCGCGGTGATCGCGGTCGTGCGCGAAAACGATTGTCCCGCCACTGGCACGACGTCGCGCGGTTGGACGTGGCGGGATACGCCGGCAAGGCCCTCACCGACCGCGCGCTCGCGTTGTCGGTGGCCCGGCACAAGGGGACGTTCTTTCGCGAGAAGGACGTTGCGGGCCGGTGGATAGATTATGAGACCGCCGTTTCGGGCGGGCTGCAACTGGTCCCGGACGGCTTCGCTCTGGACGCGCTCGGTGAGGACTACGGCAGAATGGTCTCAGACGGCATGCTGTTGGGCGATGCCGAACCGTTCGATGCGCTCATCGAGCGTTGCCGTGACCTTGAGGCGAGGGCCAATCTGGGCTGAACCTGAAAATGCCGTAGCGTTCACCCGACCAACGCCCCGAACCCCACCCCTGTCAAAATCGCGCCCGCGACCCCGAATCCCATGTAGGCGGCGAACTTCGGTCAGACTCGCGACGGCATGTTAGGCTACTACAAGTCCGGCACCAGCACCGGCTTGAGCGCCTCCCCGTCCCGGATCAGCTCGAACCCGCGTGGCGCTTCGGAAAGCGGCAGGACGTGGCTTCGGACCGGGGCGAGATCGACGGCGCCGGCCGAGAGCAGTTCGGTAGCGCGCTGCCAGGTCTGCCAGATCAGGCGCCCGTGGATGTTGTGCATGACCGGGCATTTGAGCAGCCAGTAGGTGAAGTCCACGGGGATGGCCGACGGCGGCGCGCCCACCAGCCGGAAGTCGCCGCCCTTGGCGAGGGAGGCGAAGACCGCGTTGAAGCCGGCTTCGGTGCCCGAGAATTCGATGCCGGCATCGGCGCCCGCACCGCCGGTCATGTCGCCCACCACGCTCGCCAACTCCTCGTTGCCGGCATCCACCGCGCGGTCGGCGCCCATGGTCTCGGCCGCGCGGAGACGGAGCGGGTTGATGTCGCAGGCGATGACCTTGACGGCGCCCAGGGCACGCGCGGCCGCCACCGCCATGAGCCCGATGGGGCCGCACCCGTTCACCAGCACGGACAGCCCCGAGACGCCGGCGCCCGCGAGGCAGGCGTGGACGGCGATGCCGAAGGGTTCGAGCATGGCCGCGGTTTCGTGGGGAAGGCCGGGCGGATTCGCCCACGCGATGGACGCGGGCACGGTCAGGTACTCGGCGAACGCGCCGTCGATGTCGATGCCGGGGTAGCGGGTGTTCTCGCACAGATGGGCGCGCCCGAGCCGGCAGGACCGGCAACGGCCGCAGAAGATGTGGCTTTCGAGGCTCACCCGGTCGCCGGCCGCGAGACCTTCGACCCCAGGGCCGGCGGACTCGACGGTGCCCGACGCTTCATGCCCCAGGACCCGCGGCAGCACCATGCGGCGCGCCATGCGCGGTGCCCAGTTGTAGATCTGCAGGTCGGTGCCGCAGATCCCGGCGGCGCCCACCCGGATCAATATCTCGCCGGGGCCGGGTTCGCGCGGCTCCGTCTCGCGGACCGCGATGCCGCCCACCTCCGGCGCGATCTTCTGAAGGCTCAGCAACGGGCTCCCTACAGGTGATAGATGTCCACCGGCCCTTCGAGCCGGTCGTCGATGAAGATGATCTTCTTGCGCGCGATCTTGAGCGCGCCGTCGATACGCAGGAACGTGTAGTCGTAGCGGCTGCCGCGGGTCTGTGCCCCCTTCTTGCCGTAGACGTGCACGATGCAGTTGGCGGTGGCCTCGACCGCGTCGCCCTCCGCGCGTTCCACCAGCACGTTGCCGATGACGTGCACCGTGCGGTCGAGTGGCAGCGAGGCCCAGGACTGGCGCGACTCGATGCGGAACACCCGGTCTTCGAGCCGGCCGCGGTCCTTGAGGTAGAGCAGGTTGAGCTGGGTCTCGGGATCGGTGGTGGTCTCCTCCTCGCTGGCCCAGGCCGGAGCCCAATACACGGCGTCCTCGGCGTAGAGTTCCAGCCACTCCTGCCAGCGGCGCCGGTCCAGCAGCATGGCCTCGCGGCTGATCAGCGCCGCCACCTCGCGCTCCAGCGCGGCGTCGATGCCGTTCGTGCTCATCGGGCGTCCTGTCCGGCCAATGCGCCGCCCGCTCCGTTCTCGATCCGCTCCAGCCACGCCCGGTAGAAGCCGTGGAACATTCCCTCGTGCTCCCAGTCCGGGCAGGACGCCGCCGCCTCGAAGCCCAGTTCCCGGGCGTCCCGGTCGGGGCCGGCGACCATGACGTCCATGCCGCGGGTCATGTCGTTCCACTGGCTCGGCGGTCCCAGCGAGCCGTGCTGGATCGCTTCGAGCGCGGCGGCATCGTCCGACGTCGCCATCCCGGCCGTCAGGTAGAAATCCTCGAACTTCCTGAGGCGCGCGGCCCGCGCCGTGTCGCTCTCTCCCTTGGGCGCGATGCAGTAGACCGTGACCTCCGTCAATCGGGGCGACACCGGCTTCACGAACCGGATCTGCGTCGACGGGTTGTCCATCAGCATCACGTTGGGAAACAGGTATAGGTTGCGGCCGCGGTTGAGGATCCAGTCCACTTCCGCCGGCTTGAGATTCTCTTCGAGCCACGCCCGCGCTTCGTAGATCGGGCGGACGTGCGGCGTGGTGTGCAGCGCCCACAGCCCCATGTGCCCGTTGCCCAGGTCGTAGGTGCCGCTGGGCACCTTGCCCTTGATGCGCCCGGACTCGGTCCGGCGCATGCCGCCCGTGGCGTCACGGGCGTCGCGCTGGGCCACGGTGGAGGCGAACACGCTGTGGAGGGTGGTCACGTGGTAGCCGTCGACGCTGTTCTCGGCCTGCAGCTTCCAGTTGCCGTGGACCGCGTAGGTGGAACAGCCGGGCACCACCTCCATCCCGTCCCGTCCCTGATCGGCCAGCAGGTCGATCCAGCGCGCCGCGGCCCCCAGATGGTCCCGGAGCGCGGGCACATCGCTTCTCAGGCTCCCGAACACGAACCCCTTGTAGGAGTCGAGGGCGCCGATCCGCTGGAGGTTGAAGCGTTCGCGCGCCCCTTCCGTGACCGGATAGCCGAGCTCCTCGTTCTTGATCTTGATGCAGTGTCCGGCGCGGTCGTACACCCAGCCGTGGAAACGGCAGGTGAGCACGTTGGCGTTCCCCCGCTTGAGCGGTGTCAGCACCGCGCCCCGATGGGAGCAGACATTGAGGAAGCAGCTCAGCGATCCATCCCGCTGGCGCATCACGAAGACCGGCTGGCGGCCGATTTCCGTCGACCAATAGTCGCCCGGCCTCTCCACCTGGCTTTCGTGGCAGAGAAAGACCCAGCCGCCCTCGAAGATGCGCTCGATCTCCGCCTCGAAGACCGCCTCGTCGGTGTAGACTGCCCGGTCGACGCGGAAGACTCCCTCGTCGACCCGGTCGTCCACCAAGTGGCGAAATCCGTTTCTGTCCGCGCCACGGTTCATCTCGTCCCTCGTCCGTTCATTCGGCGGCATCGCCGTGCGTTGCCCCGTGACTGTAGTCCGGGTACACAATTGCATGTTAAACGCTACGAGTCCACTTTTGACACGGACGACTCGGATACCTTTGTTTTCAATACGAAATATTACCGTAGGTTGCATAAAATATTGTCAGAATGAATAATGAGCCGAGGAACAAACGCCGAAACTGCCAAGGAATTGACAAGGTTGGATTGAATGACGGAAAGCGTTTCCATTCTCGCCATTGGTGACGTGCATTTGGGCACGGTCTGTTCGGGCGTGCCCGAAGGGATCGCGGCCCGCGGCGTCGACCCGAATGCGTTGACGCCGGCCGCCGCCCTTGGGCGTTGCGTCGACCTGGCGATCGCCGAGCAGATCGACGCCGTGCTGTTCGCCGGCGACGTGGTGGAGAGCACCAATGCCCGGTTCGAGGCCATGGCGCCCCTTGAGGAATGCGTCCGGCGTCTGGTGGATGCCGGAATCGATGTGATCGCGGTTGCCGGCAACCACGACGTCGAGGCCTTGCCGCGCCTCGCGGCCCTGATCGACGGCTTCACGCTGTTGGGCGCAGGCGGACGGTGGCAAACGCAGACGTTGCTGAAGGACGACGCTCCGGTGGCGCAGGTAGTGGGCTGGTCCTTCGGTCAATCTCGTGTGCACCACAGCCCGGTGGCGGAGCTTCTGAAGCAGCGGCCTTCCGAGCCGTCACCGATTCCCAGGATCGGTCTGCTGCACGCGGATCTGAACGCAACCGGCGGACCCTACGCGCCCATCCGGCAGTCCGAGCTGGACGATACCGGGTACGGGGCCTGGCTTCTGGGTCACATCCACAAGCCCTCGCTCCAGAATCTCTCCGGGTCGCCAGCGACCCGGCCGTGCGGCTATCTGGGTTCCCTCGTCGGGCTCGACGCCTCGGAAACGGGTCCTCACGGCCCTTGGCTCCTGCGGGTGTCCAACGACGGCAACATCGAATGCAGGCAGATCCCGCTGGCGCCCCTGCGATGGGAAGAGCTGGTCGTGCGCGTGGACGGGCTGGAGCATGTCGACGATGTCCAGGACCACTTGATGAGCGAGGCGGAGCGACTCGTAGGCCGGCTCGGGGAAGACGCCACTCTTCCCCGAGCCCTCGGTCTCCGCGTGCAACTGGCGGGGACCAGCGCATGCCATGAGGAGATCCGGCAGTGGGCCGCCGCCGGCGAGTGGAGTTCGATGGGGCGGGTCGTCGAGGGCACGGCCGTCTTCGTCAACAGGGTCATCGACGCCATGGAGTCGCGGTTGGACCTTGCCGAGATCGCGTCGGGAGACGATCCCGCCGCCCTGTTGGCGCAACGCCTCCTGACGCTGGGGCGCCACGATGACCGATCGCGGATACTGCTCGACGAGGCGCGCGCGGATCTGGACCCACTCGCGCGGGAACTCGTGTGGCAGCCCGTCGAGGAACACCGCCATGCCGTGGACCCCCTGTCGGACGAGCCCTTGCGCGAGGTCCTCCTGAGGGCGGGAACGGCGGTGCTCAGCGCCATGGTCGCCGGCCGCGAGCAAGGCGGTTCCACGTGAAACTGAAACGGCTGGCCATCAACCGGCTTCCCGGCATCAGCCAACCCTATGAGATGGAAGCGCTCGGCGCGGGTTTCCACGTCGTGTTCGGGCCCAACGGCATCGGCAAGTCGAGCATCTGTCGCGCCGTCGAGGCGCTTTACTGGGAAGACCGGCATCCTTCCCCGCTGACGTCCGTAAGCGGGGAGTTCGACTGGGACGGCGAATCGTGGTGGGCGCAACGCGATGGCATGCGCGTCACCTGGCAGCGGAACGGCACGCCGGACGTTTCCCCGACCCTTCCCGCGTCCCATCATGACCGCTGCTTCTTCCTGCGCCTCCGGGAACTCATCGAGCCGTCGCGGGACGGCGCCGCCGACGTCGCCGCGGAGATCCGGCGTCAGATGTCCGGCGGATTCGATCTGGACCGGATCGCCGCCGACCTCTTCACGGGCGTGACCCGCGCCCTCGGCCGGCGCGAACGCAACAGCTTCAACAAGGCGGCGGACGACGTGCAGCAGGAGGTCGCGCGGCAGAACGGTCTCCAGGGGCGCGCGGATGAACTCGGAAGGTTGCGCAGCCTCCTCGAAGAGACGGAAGCGGCGGTCCGCCGGCGGGCTTTCGTGGAGCGCGCCATCGGGCTTGCGCGCCGGCGGAACGAACTCGCCCGCGTCCTGGAGCAGATCGCGGCCTTGCCCGCGCCGCTGGCGCGGCTGACCGGAAAAGAGGCCGAGGAGGTCAGGCGCCACCAGCATCAGGCGGACACGTTCGTCGAACGGGTGCGTTCCCTGGAACAGGACTTGCGCCGGGCGCGCGAGACCCGGCAGGAAACCGCGCTCGACCGCCCCGTCGAACAGGCCGACCTTGCGGCGTGGCGCCAGAAGGCGGACGACCTGCGCCGTATCGAGCTGGACCTCGACACGGCACGAAGCGAACGCAGGGCCACCCGGAGGGAGCTTGCCTCGGCGTTGCTGGCCATCGGCGGCACGGACATCGACAAGATCTCGCTCACGCTGTCCGAACATGGGGAGCTGTTCGACTTCCTGCGTTCCAGCCAGGTCCACGGCGCCCGCGTGGGCGCCATCGAGGAACGGCTGCGGTTGATCGAGCGCGCCGGCGAACCCGAGGACGCCGCGCAACGACTCGAGTCTTGTCGAGACGCAACGGAAGCCTTGCGGTCGTGGCTGCGCATACCCGAGCCGGACGGTTTCCTGCGCCGGCTTCGCACCCGGTGGCCGTGGTTGCTGTTGGCCCTGGCATCGCTGTTGGCCGGCCTCGGACTGGCTTCCCTGGACGATCCCACGGCGAATTTCCTCGGACCGATCATGAGCGAGCTTGCCGCACAAATAGAGGTGCCGCCCGGGCTCGTCGGGTATTCGGGATGGCTGGGAGGCTTGGGCGGCGCACTCGCCCTGGCCGTGCTCCTGTTCGGCCAGGGGCGGGGCTCCAATGCCGCCAGGAAGGCCGCGCGGGCCGAATACGAACGGCTGGCTCTCGAAGGACCCGGCAAGTGGGACCCTCCGTCCGTGGAGGTGCGGCTGCGCCAACTGGAACGCGACGCCGCGGCCGTCGAGTCGTCTCTGCAGCGGGCGCGTGACCGCGACGTGGAACGGCAGACACTCGAGAACGAGTTGGAGGTGTTGTCCGAACAGGAGGCCGCCATTGAGGCCCGCCGGGAGGAAATCCAGGGCAGGCTGGGCGTGGATTCGCTGCCGCGCGACGCGGAGCTCGTGGACTTCGCGCGCGCTCTGGACCAACTCCGCCAGGCCCGTGCCGGCGACGAAGCCGCGGCGGGCAAGGTGGAAGGGCTCGATCAGAAGTACAAGGCTCTGCTGGAGGAGTTGGCAGCCGGCCTGGAGAAGCACGGCGAGCTCGCGCCCGGTGACGCCGCCACGGCGGCCGCGCGGCTCCATAACCTCGTGGACCGGAACGCGCGGCTGGAGAAGGCGCTCTCGGACGAACGCAACATGGCCGTCCAGATCGAGGAGAGCACGGCCGACCGCGAGGCAACCCTCGGCGCCATTCGGCGGATCTACTCCGAGTCCTCGCTGAACGACGGGGACATGGACGGCCTCCTGTCGCTGCTCAGCTCGTTGGAGCGTTATCGCGCTCTGGTCAGCGAGCAGACCAGCCTTGAAGGCCAGATCGGACTGGACCGCGCGGAGCTCGACAAGGCGGGGGAGTCGGACCTGGCCGGATGCGATGAGCCGGCCCTCGATCGGATCAGGGACGAATTGTCGGGGCAGGACACGAAGGCCGAGGAGTTGAGGAACGAGATCGCCGCGATCACCGCCGAGTTGAACGCGGCCAGGAGCGGCAAGGGCATGCAGGATCTCCTCGCCGCTCGCGAAGCCGCCCGCGCCAGGTTGCGGGACCTCCGCGACCAGGCGCTGTACGCGAAGGCGGGGAGATGCCTCATCCACGCGGTGGAAGAGGAGTATGAGCACAAACGGTTGCCGCACGTGTTCGAACGCGCCCGCAACCACTTCTCCGGGTTCACCCATCACCACTACCAACTGGAGCTGGACAAGGGCAGCGAGACTCCCCTGCTGTTCGCGCGCGAGTCGCGCAGCGGGGAAGCGCGGAGACTCGATGAGCTGTCGGACGGCACCCGCGCCCAGTTGCTGTTGGCCGCGCGCATCGCCTACGCCGAGGAAGTGGAACAGGGCAGGGTCCTGCCGCTGTTTCTCGACGAAGCGCTCGACCAGAGCGACCCCCAGCGGTTCGAGGCCATCGTGCGCAGCCTCGGGCGCGTGGCCAGGGAACAGGACCGCCAGATCTTCTATCTCACCAGCGATCCTGTGGACGTCGACCGCATCGAGGACGCGCTCGGCAAGGAGGATTGCCGCATCGCCGCCGCCATCGACCTGGGCCGGATCCGAACGAAGGCGGCAAGCGTCAGCGGACCGCAGGTTCTCCGCGTCGATCCGGGCCCGACGGTGCCGGCGCCGGACCATCTTTCGCTGGAGGAGTACGGAGCCGCGCTCGGCGTGCCGGAGTTCCGTCCGGACCAAGGCTACACCGAGCAGCATTTCTACTATTTGCTGTGGGAAGACCTGCACCTGCTGCGCGACTTCCTGTTGAACGGCATCGAGCGCGCCGGGCAGTGGCAGACGGTTTCAGGCACGCCGCTCGCCGAAACCCTCGGGTCCCGTTCGATCACGTCCGCGGAGATCACGTCGCGCCTGGAGCTGCTCGAGGCCTATTGCGACTTGTGGATGCAGGGAAGGAACCGGCCCGTGGACCGCGCCGCGCTGGAAGCCTGCGGCGTGCTCACCGAACGCTACCTGGAGGACGTCGTTTCCATCGCAAGGGAGCTGGACGGCGACCCGAAGAAGCTCCTCGCCGCCCTCGACGAGGACAGGGACCCGCGGCTGCGCGGCTTCCGCCAGGCGAGCGTCGAGGGATTGCAACGCTATCTCGCCGAGGCCGGCTACCTCGACGAACGCCCCATTCTCACCGAAGCCGAACTCGCGCTGCGCGCACGCACCACCCCCGCCGCCGCCCGACTCCCCGACGGCGTCGCCAACGACTGCCTCCAACGTTGGTGGGGCTGGGCACAGAAATCATCCGAACCCGGTTCGCGATGACGGCGTCGCGGCGGAGCTGCTCAACACCTCGCCCCGTTGCGGGCGTGTCGGCTATGGCCCTCGAATATGGCTAGCTGCATGTGTTCGAGGACGGTAACGGTAGGATCCGCCGTTACGTTGAACACCATGTCGTGGCCGGGCGCAGGCTCAACCCGCCGGCGGAGACGGACCCGATGAAGGCGGTAGACGACCTACTCAGTGGACGCGGCACGCACGCTCTATCGACACTATAAAGTCGTCGATGTCGTTCTCGTCGACTACTCTGGTTGCAAACGGTGCATGTTCGAGGATCGTCTTGGCGATTTCGTAGGCACCGGAGAGTGAGCTGTCCTGAGGGCGGCCCAGCAGAAAGTACAGTTCGATTTCCTCGCTCGTGCCCTCGGCGACGGCCGCCAGATGGCCGCGCCACCGGCGTGCCTTGTCCTTGATGCCGTCTGCATCGGCCATGTCCAGCGACACTGGTTCGTAGGCATGCCACCGTCCGTTCTGCCAAGCCTTCTCGAACTCGATCTGGTCTTGGGTACCCACCACAGCCTTGGGCTTGAACGGGACGTTGACGCCGCGCTCCAGGAGCTTGTCACGGACAAGTCGCCAGACATCGTCGTCGGATCGGCGCCTGACTGGCCTGGAGTCGTACCGGGTGACGTAACGTTCATAGAGGCGGTCCAATGTCCTGGCGGGGTCAGTCGTCATCCCTGTGCCTGTTGGCGACCATTGCAAGGCGCTGTCGTCGTCGGGCAGTACCTTCAACGCGTGAGCCCGGGCGTCGGTGTGGACGTCGAACAAAGGCAAGTAGTCGGCCTGCTTTGCGACGGTAGAGAATCCGCGGCGGACCGCCTGCATGGCACTGGTGAAGGCTTCGCGGTCGAGATCGGGGAAGGTCTGTTTCAGGCGACCCACCGTCCTGCGAGTCCGAACCCTCAGGAAACTGGCCGCGGGTGCATGCATCACGACACCGACATTGAGCGCCTCCCCGGAAACCACGTCGTGGACGTAGCGGAGCACGGTATAACTGTAGGCTTGCTTCTCGGTCATTGCAGTATCCGCCTTGTCTCAGCGATTATGCTATCTAAATTGTCTCTCGCATTCCGAACCCGGTCAAAGGTGTCGGCACAGGTAGCTTCAGATCGGTCGCCAGGCAGGTCGCCACAACCTCCCGGGCCAAGCTGGTCACCCCTTCGAAACAACCCGCGGAGAGTTTGCAAAACACCTCGATGGCTCCATCAGTATCTGCCCCGCAGAGCATCAGAACGGGTTTCGTGCGTCCCGATGTTGCTTGGCGTAGGATCTCGTCGGCGGTTACGCGACCGAGCATCCGGTCTCCCCACCGAACACTTCGTGCAGCATGGCCGGGATGAGCGTGTCTAATCCCGGTCCTTACTCTCCGGCATACACCCGTTCAATCGCCCCCAGCGCCTCCTCCACCGCCACATCCGCTCCCTCTTCCCGCAGGATCTGTCCCAGCGCCTCGATCAGTGCCACGACGTTCTCTTTCCGGCTCGACTCGCCCATGAGGCCGATGCGCCAGGTCTTGCCGGCGAGGGCGCCGAGGCCGCCGCCGATTTCGATGTTGAAGTCGAGGAGCAGGCGCTTGCGGATGGCGCCGTCGTTGGCGCCTTCGGGGATCTTGACGCTGTTGAGCATCCACAGGCGGTGGCCTTCCTGGGAGGCGAGGGGGATGCCGAGGGCCTCCAGGCCGGCGACGAGGGCGCGGTGGTTCAGCTCGTGGCGCGCGAAGCGCGCTTCCAGGCCTTCGCGCTCGATCTCGCTGAGGGCGGCGTGGAGACCGTAGTTCATGGAGATGGGGGCGGTGTGGTGGTAGGCGCGCTCCTCGCCCCAGTAGCGCGCGATCATGGTGAAGTCGAGGTACCAGCTCTTGACCTTGCTCTTGCGCCGCGCCAGCTTGTCGCGCGCCGCCGGGCCGAAGGACACGGGCGACAGCCCCGGCGGGCAGCTCAGGCATTTCTGGGTGCCGCTGTAGGCGGCGTCGACGTTCCAGGCGTCGAGGGTCACGGGGCATCCCCCCAGCGAGGTCACGGTGTCCAGCACCAGCAGGGCGCCGGCGTCGTGGGCGAGCCGTGAAATCTCTTCCACCGGCTGCAACACGCCGGTGGAAGTCTCGGCGTGCACCAGGGTGACGATGTCGACCTTGTGCTCCTTGAGGGCCTGCTCCACCTGCTCGGGCCGGATGATCTCGCCCCACGGAGCCTCCACCTTGACGAGGTTCCCGCCCAGGCGCTCGACGATGTCGGCCATGCGCGTGCCGAAGACGCCGTTGATGCACACGAGCACGGTGTCGCCCTCCTCGACGAGGTTCACGAGGCAGGCCTCCATGCCCGCGCTGCCGGTGCCCGACACCGGGAAGGTCAGCTCGTTCTCGGTGTGGAACAGCCGGCGCAGCATGGCCTTGTTCTCTTCCATGATCTTGAAGAATTCCGGGTCCAGGTGGCCGACCACCGGGGCCGACAGTGCTTCCAGCACCGTCGGGTGGGGGTTGCTGGGGCCGGGTCCGAGGAGGATTCTCTTGGGCGGATTGAGCGGTGAAGCCATGCGCGTGCTCCTGTGGGTTGTTGGGGACGGCTCGGTTGTGAGCAGTGCCGGGCGCGGTGTATTCTGCCAAGCGGTTTATCACGGTACGCTATAACAACCGTGTACTGTACCATCAACACACCTGGGAGCCACGGTGCGCCTCCCGCACGCTCCCGCCCGGCTTGAATGGAACTCCACCAGAAACTCGCGGAGACCCTGCTCAGGGATGAACTTCTGGTTCCCGGTGACGCCGTGCTCGTCGGCGTCTCCGGCGGACCGGATTCGGTGGCGCTGCTTCACCTTCTGACGGAGGTCGCGCCGGCCCTCTCGCTGTCGTTGGAAGTGGCCCACGTGGAACACGGAATTCGCGGAGCCCGGAGCCGGGAGGACGCGGAGTTCGTCCGGCGCATGGCGGCCGGGCTGTCGCTGCCGTTCCATGTGGCTCGACTGGACCTGCACGGTGCCGAATACCGCGAAGCGGCAAGTCGGGATGCTCCTGATGCGCGTGCCGAACACCTGGAAGCCCGCGCCGGGGACCGGGAAAGCACGGGAAACCTGGAAGCCCGGGCGCGTACGGAACGCTACCGCTTCTTCGCACGGGTGGCGGCGGAGCGTTGTCTCGCCAAGGTCGCGGTGGGGCACAACCGCGGCGACCAGGTGGAGACCATGCTGATGTGGCTGCTCCGCGGCTGCGGTCCCGAGGGACTGGCGGGCATGCCGGCGGCGCGGCCGCTGGACCGGGCCCCGGCCGGCTCCGAGGGTCCGTGGCTCATCCGTCCGTTGCTGGACGTCCCCCGCGACGAGATCCTCGGGTATCTGGAAAGCCGCGGGCTGGAGCACCGGGAGGACGACACCAACCGCGACACCCGTTATCTGCGGAACTGGATCCGCCGGACCCTGTTGCCGCAACTGCGGGAACAGACGGACGGCGGGCTGGAGCACCGCGTTGCCCGGCTGGGCGGCATGCTGCGGTCCGACAACGTGCTGCTGGAGCGGCGGGTGGCCGAGGGCTACCCGCGGGTCAGCCGCGACGACGTGCTGGACCGGGCCGCCTTTCTCGGGGTCGAGCCCGAGCTGCGGCCCCGAATGGTGCGATTCTGGCTGAGGCGGGTCACGGGCAC is a genomic window of Deltaproteobacteria bacterium containing:
- the tilS gene encoding tRNA lysidine(34) synthetase TilS, whose translation is MELHQKLAETLLRDELLVPGDAVLVGVSGGPDSVALLHLLTEVAPALSLSLEVAHVEHGIRGARSREDAEFVRRMAAGLSLPFHVARLDLHGAEYREAASRDAPDARAEHLEARAGDRESTGNLEARARTERYRFFARVAAERCLAKVAVGHNRGDQVETMLMWLLRGCGPEGLAGMPAARPLDRAPAGSEGPWLIRPLLDVPRDEILGYLESRGLEHREDDTNRDTRYLRNWIRRTLLPQLREQTDGGLEHRVARLGGMLRSDNVLLERRVAEGYPRVSRDDVLDRAAFLGVEPELRPRMVRFWLRRVTGTLRRVGHAHVDAVLDLIAGSRPHARVSLTGAWTVARQYESVRLVFATDEEREGAKGDGEEYSYPLPLEGELLLPEAGLKLTAWRSDSLDLPANPFEAAFDLRAVERVEGTLLVRNFRPGDRFRPLGMAGHKKLKDLFMEMKLPRPRRRTLPLVLTGEEIVWIPGCARGDFARLEPASRAAWRVKIRPSSAGVAHDRSARRG